ATACACGGATtgggtgaaatttattagattTCATTCCTTGAAGGTGTCaattttaaagtttgaaaaatCAAGTTTTTGGATGCAAACCAAACATTTCTGGGTTAAGATGTCTTCATAGCTTTCGAAGATTTATCTTTTAGCTTTGAAATAcattttgaatcactcaattttgagttcgATAACTCATGTTATGACCATTTTATGGTAAATTACgagttttgatattttaattcgAATTTAAATCACATTGGGttcaatttttaggcttaatttttaatattgtatttattaggttttattattttattatttattgtattttaagTATACTTTAAAGTTTTATTTGAATGTACCTAGCTAGCATATATAAAGGCCTTATTATTGTTCATTAGATATATAATtgtttaacttattaaagtttTTAACTTTGGGAGTTAATTTTTTTGTACAAATTTCTTTtcctgtgatttttaaaaataatttgctTCTAGATTTTTTTGAATGAGTCTTTATTTTTAAACTTACTAAAGAATTATTTCTTGAAGGGTTAATCAAAGCTATTAATTAAGTTTATTAGAGTTTATATAACAAATAATTCAATTGGACATTTGTCCATCTATCCATCATATCGATCACTTTATACGTTCCATctttcactttaatttttttatttttgtttattattatttttatttattctttttcaaaaaaaatttcttttagtgtttttgtttttttttaaacttatttttttaatagttcaaaTCTAAAATCCAACAATTTGAATATGATCTTTATCAGTTTTTCCTTCTCACAAAGCTTCTCGAGCTAGACTTTTTGATTGCATTGCACCACTTTACCGAGGGTCCGATGCCACCCCCGAGGACCAGCAGAGAGTTGATCAGGtgggtttttttttcatttaattacgaAATTTGAGAAAGTGGAATTCTTAATTAAACCTGGTTTTTTCATTGCTTTTGTGCCTATAATCCCACAAAGCAGACTCTGAAATTTGATTTACTAAATGGAAAATGGGAGCTTATTTACACCACTTCCAAATCTATTTTGCAAACTCACATTGCTGAACTCACtctactttcattttctttttgccaTTTGTTATAGTTTAATTTGAAGAAGTAATATTTTCACAGagacccaaataaaaaaaaatccgagcaaaaatttttttttatctatttatagaaagatttttaattttaattgaaattcaaaaaaatatcacGTCAATAATTCGTTAGtagattaataaatttttttgtgataaatttaaataattattttaattagagtaattagattgataaaaaaatttagagcATGTGATGTAatttatccttaatttatatattttattttattaatttaatataatgaatttattttattttggggttttaaaatattttttattcaatgttAATTTGTTAAGTATAGCTCAATGCATAAATTTTTAACacgaattttttataatattgataATACTTTTGTAGCATAACACGAATTTTTAACATAGTTACTATTTTGGGTAATTTGTACATCATTTAAGAAATTTGAATACTCAAATGGCTTGAATATATATTTGGCCTCTCAATTTGTTACTTTCTCAAGTTGGcacttgaaatttcttttcttagggtctgattattattatttttttgtaatgtTATTAAGTTGAGACACATGGCACTTTCAAATAGTGACATGTGGCAAAAACTAACATGaagttcaattttttaaaaaacttaaaaatatatacaaaaattttaaaataataaaattttataaataaaaaataaaaaatagtaaaagtttttaaaatagtaaattacaCCAATAGTCACTCAATTTTGGGTAGCTGACAAAATAGTCATTCAggtttcaattcagtcactcaacttttaaaaaataataaaataatcgcCACTAACCCTTTTCCATTACAGACGTAACGAAGCTACTGTTTTCTGTTACAAACTTAACGGAGCTACCATTTTCCATCCTCCTATCACTACTTTCTCGTCCCTCTCCTCTCCCTCTTCCCTACCATATGTATTGCTATTAGAATAAGTCTTGTTCGAGAACCAAGTGGCAATCCTAGCAGCTATGGCCTCGATACCTGGCTCTCTATGGTTCAAAGTTCCTTCCGCCATCGTAACATTGGCAACAACTTCAACTGGAGTTCCTCTGTATCAACACTTTCAACCTCAGGGGAACAatattgaaatgaaaatgaatgaacaTTAACATGGATTTTCATTTCACCCACTGGCGGTTTTCAAGACTCAGAGTAAACTGTCGACAATCGTTTTCGACATTGCAACCCCTTGTCGGGTCATTAACAGGTGGAAGGTGTGTCGAATGAGCATTATAGCTCCTCTCAAATGTTCCATACTGTAATGTTGGGGTTTTGGCAGCCCCTTATACTGTTTGAATCATCAGCAGTAAGCAGGGCAAGGCAAAAGCCAGTATTGCTTTGGTGAACTTGTCACCCTTCAATTTTTTGGGCAAAGCAAGTCTAGACTGCAAAAATCGAGAAATAAATAAACTGAACACCAAAGTTAGACGAAATCTGGGAAGGCACAAGTGATAACGAAGGTGATTTCAAACTTCTTTAAGCTAAGTCTTGTCATCAAGTCAGATCTCTCAACATGTTTATGGGAAaacaaatgaaggaaaaaaaagggtTCTTAGATCTGAAGCAGAGtgataatagatttttttttctattcaggCAAGGCCATACCCAAAGGAAGGAAGGAAGGCCCTAAAACAGCAAGTGAAAAGGTAAAAGAAGCTCCATCAtacaaaaacaaagaaagttaaacCCCAAAACAAGGGCTTCAGCCATTGACTCATTCAACTAATGCGCTGATTAAACCTAACGAATGCTAATGGAACAGTAAACCTCTCACAGCCTCAAAAAACAAAGATAGGGATAACCCAGGCcttaaacaaaaaggattgaGAAGAGATGTTAATAATTACCTTATGAAGTTGAGAGAGCGTGTTGCTCTTAATGGCATTGAATTTGAATATCAACATCTTCAAAGTAACTCTGTTAAGTGCTTTGAAAGTAAAAGATAGAATATGAAGGAAAGATTTAACAATGGTGGGGAAAAGGGAGAGGGATGAGAGAGCAGTGATAGGGGATGGAAAATGACAGTTCCATTAAGTTTGTAACAGAAAACTGTAGCTCGATTACGTCTGTAATGGAAAAGGGTTAGTGgtgactattttgttatttttcgaaaattgagtgattaaattgaaacCTGAGTGATTATTTTGTCAGCCaccccaaagttgagtgactgttggtgcaatttatcatttttaaaacttacaaaaattaaaataaattaacttttgtttaatttttaattttaatttctcttaaaaccctaaaaatttttcttttttttctccaaGCCGTTTGTTTATTATCTTTTGTTTTATTCAGAGGCAGTGCCAGCCTCCGGGCTAGCTATCGCCTGCTTTTTTTCCCCTCCCACcaactctttctttctttcttcttttcattcAATCCACatgttttctctcttttttagtTTGCAAATCTATTTTGTGGGTATATTTGTTATCTTCAGAAGTTATGATGGATAGATGACGATGCTTGTCGTTCGTTAAAACTCCATTGACTACTAGTAGTTGTTTTGGAAAGTGAGTGGCTCTTCATCAGtttcttaatttgtttctgttttgagaatattttagaataataaatgatttcacgagtCGATTTGGACtcgtgttgtcttaagttttgtatttttttctattatttaataagtcttcagttttaaaaatttttatctGCTTTTGTAGCACTATTTTCAGTCTTGTTTATGTATGTGAttttagttttacaagtgattttagttttacaagtgattttaaggATGGTTTTGTTACTCGattcttttgttgattttttcTCTCCGCTTTGGACCATTTGAAGctgaattttttattatgttaaGTGCTTGTAACCACTCTAGATATGTCGTATTTGAGAAGTGACAAAGTCAATTGTCAACGTGTTAGAATGTTTTATTGATGTTGAGGCTAAAGCTTTTACTGTGTTAATGAAATTTGTCATTTCCCATCTACGACGAGTCTTtgttatttttttccttaaattatataatttcgTTAATTAGTGAATGAGTTAAtgaatttacttttaaaaaaattataatttcccTTAAAAAGAGTGTCACGCCAAACGTTAACCgtagttaaaaaagaaaaaagctttCTCGTGTCTAATTTTCTGTTCGATTCATGTTTATAACATCTTGGTTTATGCCTTTGGGCTCCTTACGGTGGTTAAAAGAAAGTCATGCAGAGGTTAGACTCGCAATGGCTTTTCAACAATGTGCTCACTTTATCAACTCCTTAAACACCACATTAATCATGGCGTTGCCCTTAACGAAGACACAGTTGAGGAAGAAGAAGATCCATCGAAACCCAAGATTTAGGAGGCTCCAAGTACTGAGAATTTGGTTGCAAGATGTCCCAAGTGTGGAGAAATCGCTGCTGGGCTTGAACCGCATATAATGCAACCAATTATAGTGTTGAATTTGAAAAGCAAACACAGAAGCCAAAGAAAAGGAAGAGAAGCAAGAGAAAAGTACTTGGAGAGCTTGATTTGGGGTTCCATGGTAAAGTGACTTCTAAGTCTTCATTTTCTATGGTAACAGTTGAGCAGCCGATCTTACGTTGCTTTAACCGACACCGAGCGCCTTATTGGTGATGCTGCCAAAAACCAAATCGCTAAGAATCCCCAGAATACTATTTTGGACGCTAAACGCCTCATCGGTCATCGATTCTCCAACCCATCAGTGCAAAGCGATATGAAGCATTAGCCTTTCATGGTCGTTGCCGCCCCCGGTGATAAGCTATCACCGATGGTCGTCGTTACTTACAAGGGTAAAGAGAAGCAGTTCGCTGCTGAAGAAATTTCTTCCATGGTGCTGGTTATCAAGATCATGATAAAGAAGTGTTATTCCTAACACTGGTCAAGATAAAGAAGGTTGCCGAGGCTTATATGGGTGAAACCATGAAAAACGTTGTTATCACCGTGCCTGCTTATTTCAACGACTCGCATAGGCAGGGTACGAAAGATGCCGGATCCATTTCAAGGCTTAATGTTTTGACGATTATCAATGAACCAACGGCCGCCGTGATTGTGTATGGCTTGGACAAGGCATCGAGGTCCGATGAGAAGAACGTCTTGATTTTCGACCTGGAAGTGGCACCTTCGATGTTtcattgaattaaaaaaaagagttaatttaatttaaactttgTAATTTTTAACAACTTTCACTATATTTTAATGAGTAATTATTTTTTCCAATGTCGTGAAAAAACTTTACAAATGAGTTTAAGATAATGTCAagtgtatttttttaaatgttacaCAGCCCGTGGAGTTTTTAAATTCCACAAAGTTAAtgattgtgaaaaaaaaagaaaatatattgtcAGTATACTAAATGCtaactctatttttattttttatttataaatttttatgatttaaaatgTTTGGCATACAACCATTAAAGACTCCATAAGCAATGTTAGGAGATTGGTAAGTATCTTATAagggtataataaaatatttaaaaaaagatagGTCAATTTTttctatagaaaaaaaaataaatagagacaatTACAGTCAACCAAAAACAACATTAGAAATAGATATCAGAGAAGAATTATCTAATCGAATTTGATTAACAACTCTAGTAGGAGCAATATCAAACACATGGGCCCAAATAGAAACTCTTTCATTTGACTAGTTAGGATATGGGGGGCAAAGTTTGCTTCTCTTGGAATTTGCTTAATGGCTACATGCCAATTACATCTACATAATTTTTGGATACATAATATCAAATCTTTATTCGCCTGTCCTTTAAAAGCCCAATGAATATCTTTAATGGCCTCAGCGCAATTAGTCTCAAGAATAATTTCCTTTCTGTTAAAGTCCTATTCAAGGTGAAAACCATTATAAATAGCCTAAAGTTTAGCTTGTTCAACACTGCATTTTCCAATATTTCTCCCAATTCTCCAAAGTCACCTACCATATTCATCTCTTGCCACTGCTATCAAAGTTGCGAAGCCTGAAGACGACAGATTGCGGGCACCATTGACATTTATTTTGATAGATCTagtgtcaatcttttaaggcttcttgtaaaataaaaatacaatgttAGTGTTCCAAATATTCactatgtttttatatatagttctaattttttttaaaaatattgaattatgATGTCATAATGACATCAGCATTTCCATGTGTACCTATTTGAAAGTGCTATGAATCCCAAACTTAACaccattaaaaaaaaaccttaacttaaagaaaatttaggtaattaaaaaaaatcattaaagtacagaaaaatgaaaaaattaagggCCAAATGTATATTTGAGCCTACTCAAATTGAACCTAAgaaaaattt
This window of the Gossypium hirsutum isolate 1008001.06 chromosome A09, Gossypium_hirsutum_v2.1, whole genome shotgun sequence genome carries:
- the LOC107932705 gene encoding heat shock cognate 70 kDa protein-like — protein: MVVAAPGDKLSPMVVVTYKGKEKQFAAEEISSMVLIKKVAEAYMGETMKNVVITVPAYFNDSHRQGTKDAGSISRLNVLTIINEPTAAVIVYGLDKASRSDEKNVLIFDLEVAPSMFH